CGAGTTCTTGATCACGAAGTAGCCTGTGGGCAGGGTCATCTTGGCGCCCACCAGCCCGCCGATTTTCACGTCGTAGGTCTGGGTGCCGGTGTTCACGTAGCCCACCATGTGCACCCCGTGGCCACCCCGGAAGTTCTGGCCCATAAGGGCGGTGTTGGGCAGGCCGTTGGCGCCGATGGCGTCAAAGGCGCGGTCAACGCCGAACCCCAGCACCAGCTGATCGCCCCGGTCCAGCATCTGGCGCAGCATGGCGCGGCGGTAGGCGCGGGTGGCGGCCGGGTTGCCCAGGTTCAGGCCGCCCAGCGCTACCCAGACCTCGTTGCCGGCGGTGGGCCGGAAGTTAAAGGCGGCGTTTGGGGCAATGTCCCACTCGGGTTTCCAGGCGCAGTTGTTCGTGCCGTTCTGGCACACCAGCTGGGCCTGCACGGTGGTGTCGCTGCACGCCTGATTCAGGTAGTTCACGCAGGAGTTCTTGTAGGCGGTGATGGGCTGCTTCGTGTCGGCCGGCACGCGCAGGCGGCTGCGCGAGGCGTTGTACTTCCAGCGCACCTCGGTGGGAATCATGCGCTTCTTGGCAATCATGTCGTCGTAGTCGCCCCACCACGCGCCGTCGCCCAGGGTGCCGTCGTCACCGCGCATCCAGTAGTAGGCGTACTGCTCCGAGAGGTTGTAGCGGGTGGTGGTGCGCCGGGCAATCAGGCTTTCCAGCGCCGAGACATACGCAAATGCCATGCAGGTGCCGCGTGCGCCCTGGTCCTTGATGGTGGTGATCAGGCCGATGTTCGTGCCCTTCATCTGGCCGAACATGGCGTTGGTGGGGGTAAAGCGGCAGGCGCCGTCGCTGGGGTTGCTGACAAACCCGTCGCCCAGTTCCTGCCCGGGCTGCGAGGGGGTGGGGGCCTTGCCCGCCAGATTCACGATGATCGGTGTCTTGATCAGGGCGGCCACGGAAACCGTGTTGCGGGTGTCGGCCGACAGAAACTCGCGGGGCACCGGGTTTTGCTCGTTCAGCCCAAAGGATTTCAGCACGGCGGCGCGGTTCTGCGGCGCGCTGGCCTCGGCCTGGGCCACGTTCAGGGCCACGGTGTCCTGCCCGAACAGCTGCACCTCTTTCTGTTCGCCGGTACGCAGGCGCACGGTGGCGGGCACCGTCAGGCCGCGTGGCAGGGCCAGCGCCACCCGGGCGGCGTCGGCGCGCACGTCGCTGCTGGCCGAGAGGGCGCGGGTCACGTTCAGGCCGCGTGTCAGTTCGGCGTCGCGGGCCTGAATGCGCGCGGGCAGGTCCTGCAGGTTCAGCTGCAACACGTTGGGCGCCTGCAGCGTCTGCTGGAACGTGGCCGGCGCCACGCGCAGCACATTCAGGTCCAGGTTCGCAATCTTGATGGGCTGCAGTTGCAGGCCGGACAGATTGACCGTGTTCTGGGCGTGGCTGTGGCTGGTCAGGGCGGCGCTCAGGGCGAGCAGGGTGGCGGCGCGGCGAAGGCTGGTCATGGTGGTGTCCTCCTGGGGTTGGGTGAAGGCGGGGGGTGGGCTGGCTTCAGTACACGGCGCTGGGCGTTGCGTGGGCGTTGCGCGCCCGGGGCCCTGCGGTCTTTCCGTGGAGGCAGTTCATCATTCGGGGCATGATCGGCCCGTGATCAGGCCGCAGGGGGGCGTGATCGGCACCGGGGAGCCGGGTCTGGTGGAGGGTCCAGGCGGCGTAACAAAGACCAGAAGTGGCCGGAAAGATGTTGTTCCACCAGTTCTGGCCGCAGCGCGGCGAGCGCCAGAGGAGCGGCCTCTTTGTGCCCCGGAAGGAACAGGGCGCGGGCGCCCACGACCGGGCCACTGCCGGGGAACCGCGCACCCCAGACAGGACCCTGGCCGCGACGGCCTGTTGCCTTCAAGGCCAAAACGCCGCGCCTCCAGTCCGCTGGTACCGCTGCTTTTTGCCCTCACTCCCGGGTCTGCTGGCCTGCTGCAACCAGAAAAACCCCCAGGCCGGAACCTGGGGGTTGCGCGCGCTGGGAATTTTTTAGCGGTTCATGATGTGGATGGCCTGCTTGTGCACAGCCTCGGCGGCTTCCAGCACGCTTTCAC
This genomic stretch from Deinococcus aquaedulcis harbors:
- a CDS encoding C1 family peptidase, which translates into the protein MTSLRRAATLLALSAALTSHSHAQNTVNLSGLQLQPIKIANLDLNVLRVAPATFQQTLQAPNVLQLNLQDLPARIQARDAELTRGLNVTRALSASSDVRADAARVALALPRGLTVPATVRLRTGEQKEVQLFGQDTVALNVAQAEASAPQNRAAVLKSFGLNEQNPVPREFLSADTRNTVSVAALIKTPIIVNLAGKAPTPSQPGQELGDGFVSNPSDGACRFTPTNAMFGQMKGTNIGLITTIKDQGARGTCMAFAYVSALESLIARRTTTRYNLSEQYAYYWMRGDDGTLGDGAWWGDYDDMIAKKRMIPTEVRWKYNASRSRLRVPADTKQPITAYKNSCVNYLNQACSDTTVQAQLVCQNGTNNCAWKPEWDIAPNAAFNFRPTAGNEVWVALGGLNLGNPAATRAYRRAMLRQMLDRGDQLVLGFGVDRAFDAIGANGLPNTALMGQNFRGGHGVHMVGYVNTGTQTYDVKIGGLVGAKMTLPTGYFVIKNSWSCGFGDGGYAYLPDNFMDQETWGVYNMPNNAVASDLAGF